Proteins from a single region of Sphingomonas morindae:
- a CDS encoding strawberry notch-like NTP hydrolase domain-containing protein: MLPVTPPVASLPLAPEPVAPAAAILSSAERLLPYLEGGERIDAVALRGAMEGAFGSSDATGAWDWKAAYEACEVATVLFLRKYGKALFRKAASPAARLSVLAKITALLPTHTRRSEESRALQQFSTPLPLGLAALTAAAIAPSDRVLEPSAGTGLLAILAETAGGALILNELADTRADLLGSLFPALAVTRFDAAQIDDHLDAAAVPSVVLMNPPFSAMANVSGRVADAGFRHIASALARLADGGRLVAITGANVGSDMPDWRDAFVGLQARGRVVFTATVAGAVYTKHGTTFPTRLTVIDKQPADNPAVFPASPGTASDAATLLGWIEANVPPRLPVTLPAASTPVTPTPRGVTAYLRARSAAPASVRSRPSTLEIEGVELAYDTVDWTPPEEAHLTDAIYEEYGLQSIRIPGAQPHPTKLVQSAAMASVAPPKPSYRPMLPAAVVTGGLLSDAQLETVIQAGEAHGDHLAGSWTVDDTFDLVKAAPADATATVRFRRGYMLGDGTGCGKGRQVAGILLDNWLRGRCRAVWISKSDKLLEDAQRDVAALGLERLLVTPLSRFPQGKPIALGEAILFTTYVTLRSDNRGEKLSRVKQIVEWLGSDFDGVIVFDESHAMQNAAGGTSERGDTAPSQQGRAGLRLQHALPDARVVYVSATGATTVHNLAYAQRLGLWGGEDFPFATRAEFVEAIEAGGVAAMEVLARDLKALGLYTARSLSYDGVEYELVEHQLTDEQRRIYDSYAGAFAVIHNNLDAAMQAANITGSDGTLNRQAKSAARSAFESTKQRFFGHLLTSMKTPTLIRAIDADLAAGHAAVVQIVSTGEALMERRLAEISSEEWNDVRVDITPREYVLDYLAHSFPVQLYEPFTDGEGNLSSRPVFRDGQPVESREAVRRRDDLIERLAMLPPVPGALDQIVQRFGTDMVAEVTGRSRRIVRKCGGDGIDRHAVERRAPSANLAETAAFMDDVKRVLVFSDAGGTGRSYHAELSAKNRRLRVHYLLEPGWKADAAIQGLGRTNRTNQAQPPLFRPIATDVKAEKRFLSTIARRLDTLGAITRGQRQTGGAGLFRPEDNLESAYARDALRQFYLLIVRGRIEGCSLERFETATGLKLLDGTGGIKDELPPITTFLNRLLALTIDLQNVLFTAFERLLAAKVEGAIASGHYDQGLETLTAESFTVTDRATIYTHPGTGAETRLLTIAERRRNRPMLLDDALALGDDGRTRLLVNERSGRAAVQVAAPSLMLDDGEIERRVRLMRPMETYALPITALAESHWREVDRAAFAAAWKAELAEVPAFAEYTLHIVAGLLLPVWKRLPNESTRVYRLQTDDGERIIGRRVSPAWAATAAATGAPTLTPDQAFAALIDGRTILDLTEELQLRRVRVMSTNRIELTGFTEAMRDRLRAYGLFTEIISWKLRFFVPVDASGPTVLARLLDTYAIARVAEREAA; this comes from the coding sequence ATGTTGCCCGTCACCCCGCCGGTCGCATCCCTCCCGCTCGCTCCCGAGCCGGTCGCGCCAGCCGCCGCCATCCTGTCGTCCGCCGAGCGTCTGCTGCCGTATCTCGAAGGCGGCGAGCGGATCGATGCCGTTGCCCTGCGCGGCGCGATGGAGGGCGCCTTCGGCAGCTCGGACGCGACCGGCGCCTGGGACTGGAAGGCGGCCTACGAGGCCTGCGAGGTAGCCACCGTCCTGTTTCTGCGGAAGTACGGCAAGGCGCTTTTCCGAAAAGCCGCCTCTCCGGCTGCACGTCTGTCCGTGCTGGCGAAGATCACAGCGCTGCTGCCCACGCACACCCGCCGGTCCGAAGAGAGCCGGGCGCTGCAACAGTTCAGCACGCCGCTGCCGCTCGGGCTGGCCGCGCTGACCGCCGCCGCGATCGCGCCGTCTGACCGCGTGCTGGAGCCGTCCGCCGGCACGGGCCTCCTCGCCATCCTCGCCGAGACCGCAGGTGGCGCGCTGATTCTCAACGAGCTGGCCGATACCCGCGCCGACCTGCTGGGCTCGCTGTTCCCAGCGCTCGCCGTCACGCGCTTCGACGCGGCGCAGATCGACGATCATCTCGACGCCGCGGCGGTGCCGTCCGTCGTGCTGATGAACCCGCCCTTCTCGGCGATGGCGAACGTCTCGGGCCGTGTTGCCGACGCCGGCTTCCGCCACATCGCCTCCGCGCTGGCGCGTCTCGCCGACGGCGGCCGGCTGGTCGCGATCACCGGTGCCAACGTCGGTTCGGACATGCCCGACTGGCGCGATGCGTTCGTCGGCCTTCAGGCGCGTGGTCGCGTCGTGTTCACCGCGACGGTCGCCGGCGCGGTCTATACCAAGCACGGCACGACCTTCCCGACGCGGCTCACCGTCATCGACAAGCAGCCGGCCGACAATCCGGCCGTGTTCCCGGCTTCGCCGGGCACGGCATCCGACGCCGCGACGCTGCTCGGCTGGATCGAGGCGAACGTGCCGCCCCGGTTGCCGGTCACGCTGCCGGCCGCTTCTACGCCGGTGACACCGACGCCGCGCGGTGTCACCGCGTACCTGCGCGCGCGATCAGCCGCCCCGGCATCCGTCCGCTCCCGGCCATCGACGCTGGAGATCGAGGGCGTCGAGCTCGCATACGACACGGTAGACTGGACGCCGCCCGAGGAGGCGCACCTCACCGATGCGATCTACGAAGAGTACGGATTGCAGTCGATCCGCATTCCCGGCGCGCAGCCGCATCCGACCAAGCTCGTCCAGTCGGCGGCGATGGCCAGCGTCGCGCCGCCGAAGCCGTCCTACCGGCCGATGCTGCCGGCGGCCGTCGTGACGGGCGGCCTCCTGTCCGATGCGCAGCTCGAGACCGTCATCCAGGCTGGCGAGGCCCACGGCGACCATCTCGCCGGTTCCTGGACGGTGGACGACACCTTCGACCTCGTGAAGGCGGCGCCCGCCGATGCTACGGCCACTGTGCGCTTCCGGCGCGGCTACATGCTCGGCGACGGCACGGGGTGCGGCAAGGGCCGGCAGGTCGCCGGTATCCTCCTCGACAACTGGCTGCGCGGTCGCTGCAGGGCGGTGTGGATCTCCAAATCCGACAAGCTGCTGGAGGACGCCCAGCGCGACGTCGCCGCACTCGGGCTGGAGCGGCTGCTGGTCACGCCGCTGTCGCGCTTCCCGCAAGGCAAGCCGATCGCGCTCGGCGAAGCCATCCTGTTCACCACCTATGTCACGCTGCGCTCCGACAACCGCGGGGAGAAGCTTTCCCGCGTCAAACAGATCGTGGAATGGCTTGGGTCCGACTTCGACGGAGTGATCGTCTTCGACGAGAGCCATGCCATGCAGAACGCCGCCGGCGGAACGAGTGAGCGCGGCGACACTGCCCCCTCGCAGCAGGGGCGTGCCGGGTTGCGGCTCCAGCATGCGCTGCCGGACGCTCGTGTCGTGTACGTCTCGGCGACCGGCGCCACCACGGTCCACAATCTCGCCTACGCGCAGCGGCTCGGCCTCTGGGGCGGCGAGGATTTTCCCTTTGCGACGCGCGCGGAGTTCGTCGAGGCGATCGAGGCCGGCGGCGTCGCGGCGATGGAGGTGTTGGCGCGCGACCTGAAGGCGCTCGGCCTCTACACCGCCCGCTCGCTGTCCTATGACGGCGTCGAGTACGAGTTGGTCGAGCACCAACTCACGGATGAGCAGCGCCGCATCTACGACAGCTATGCCGGCGCCTTCGCGGTCATCCACAACAACCTCGACGCCGCGATGCAGGCGGCGAACATCACCGGCTCGGACGGCACGCTGAACCGGCAGGCGAAGTCGGCCGCGCGCTCGGCGTTCGAGTCGACCAAGCAGCGCTTCTTCGGCCATCTCCTCACCTCGATGAAGACGCCGACGCTGATCCGCGCGATCGACGCGGACCTCGCCGCCGGTCATGCCGCCGTCGTCCAGATCGTCTCGACCGGCGAGGCGCTGATGGAGCGCCGGCTCGCTGAGATTTCTTCCGAGGAATGGAACGACGTCCGCGTGGACATCACGCCGCGTGAGTACGTGCTGGATTATCTCGCGCACTCCTTTCCGGTGCAGCTCTACGAGCCGTTCACAGATGGCGAGGGCAACCTGTCTTCGCGGCCGGTCTTCCGCGATGGCCAGCCGGTGGAGAGTCGCGAGGCCGTGCGACGCCGCGACGACCTGATCGAGCGTCTCGCGATGCTGCCGCCGGTGCCGGGCGCCCTCGACCAGATCGTCCAGCGCTTCGGCACCGACATGGTGGCGGAGGTGACGGGCCGCTCGCGCCGCATCGTCAGGAAGTGTGGGGGCGACGGCATCGATCGCCACGCCGTCGAGCGCCGCGCCCCCTCCGCCAACCTTGCCGAAACCGCTGCGTTCATGGACGACGTGAAGCGTGTGCTGGTGTTCTCCGACGCCGGCGGCACAGGTCGTTCCTACCATGCCGAGCTGTCGGCCAAGAACCGTCGGCTACGCGTCCATTACCTGCTCGAGCCCGGCTGGAAGGCCGACGCCGCGATCCAGGGGCTCGGTCGCACCAACCGCACCAACCAGGCGCAGCCGCCGCTCTTCCGCCCGATCGCGACCGACGTGAAGGCCGAGAAGCGCTTCCTCTCGACCATCGCCCGCCGCCTCGACACGCTCGGCGCCATCACGCGCGGGCAGCGCCAGACCGGCGGCGCCGGCCTGTTCCGGCCCGAGGACAACCTCGAAAGCGCCTATGCGCGCGACGCGCTGCGCCAGTTCTACCTGCTGATCGTGCGCGGCCGGATCGAGGGCTGCTCGTTGGAGCGTTTCGAGACGGCGACCGGCCTGAAGCTTCTCGATGGAACCGGCGGCATCAAGGACGAGCTGCCGCCGATCACCACCTTCCTCAACCGGCTGCTGGCGCTCACCATCGACCTCCAGAACGTCCTGTTCACCGCCTTCGAGCGGTTGCTGGCGGCCAAGGTCGAAGGCGCCATCGCCTCCGGCCATTACGACCAGGGGCTGGAGACGCTGACGGCGGAGAGCTTCACCGTCACCGATCGCGCCACGATCTACACTCATCCCGGCACCGGCGCCGAGACGCGGCTGCTCACCATCGCCGAACGGCGGCGCAACCGGCCGATGCTGCTGGACGATGCGCTGGCGCTGGGTGATGACGGACGCACCCGGCTGCTGGTCAACGAGCGCTCCGGCCGTGCTGCCGTGCAGGTCGCCGCACCCTCGCTGATGCTCGACGACGGCGAGATCGAGCGGCGCGTTCGGCTGATGCGGCCGATGGAGACCTACGCGCTGCCGATCACGGCGCTGGCGGAAAGCCACTGGCGGGAGGTCGATCGCGCGGCCTTCGCAGCCGCGTGGAAGGCCGAACTCGCCGAGGTGCCGGCCTTCGCTGAATACACGCTGCACATCGTCGCCGGCCTGCTCCTTCCGGTGTGGAAGCGACTGCCGAACGAGTCGACGCGGGTCTACCGGCTCCAGACCGACGATGGCGAGCGCATCATCGGCCGCCGCGTCTCGCCCGCCTGGGCGGCCACCGCCGCCGCGACCGGCGCGCCGACTCTGACGCCGGACCAGGCCTTCGCGGCGCTGATCGACGGGCGGACGATCCTCGACCTGACAGAGGAACTGCAACTCCGCCGCGTCCGCGTCATGAGCACCAACCGCATCGAGCTGACCGGCTTCACCGAGGCGATGCGCGACCGCCTTCGCGCCTACGGCCTCTTCACCGAGATCATCTCGTGGAAGCTGCGCTTCTTCGTGCCGGTGGACGCATCGGGGCCGACCGTCCTGGCACGGCTGCTCGACACCTACGCGATCGCGCGCGTCGCCGAGCGGGAGGCAGCGTGA
- a CDS encoding DUF7146 domain-containing protein gives MPRLDAFDLAQRLGRQAEAVCRHYLSNGRRQGSYWLVGNVRNTPGRSMFVRLKDSTKGRAGKWMDAQSNEHGDLLDVIRESLGLIDFADVAEEARSFLSLPHPEPEPPPRRSRAGPAPSGSVEAARRLFVMGLPITGTTAEAYLRTRGITALHGTDALRFHPRCYYQPEHGPTETWPALLARVTDLDGHQTGTHRTWLAPDGSGKAPVDTQRKAMGDINGHGVRFGIGSEVQTASEGIETMLSVRSALPDLPAVAALSAAHLGALLLPDTLRRLYVARDNGEAGEAMAAMLAARAEAAGIEAVVLVPTLGDFNDDLRAFGVEGLRAALRAQLLPQDVARFMRLAA, from the coding sequence ATGCCTCGTCTCGACGCTTTCGACCTGGCGCAACGTCTCGGCCGGCAGGCTGAGGCGGTGTGCCGCCATTATCTCAGCAACGGTCGCCGTCAGGGCAGTTACTGGCTGGTCGGCAATGTCCGCAACACGCCCGGGCGATCCATGTTCGTGCGGCTGAAGGACAGCACTAAGGGCCGCGCCGGCAAATGGATGGACGCGCAGAGTAATGAACACGGCGATCTTCTCGACGTGATCCGGGAATCGCTCGGCCTGATCGACTTCGCCGACGTCGCCGAGGAAGCACGCTCTTTCCTCAGCCTGCCACATCCTGAACCCGAACCGCCGCCACGACGATCACGGGCCGGACCGGCACCGTCTGGCTCGGTCGAGGCGGCACGGCGGCTCTTCGTGATGGGCTTGCCGATCACCGGCACGACCGCGGAAGCGTATCTCCGTACTCGCGGCATTACGGCTTTGCACGGAACCGACGCGCTTCGTTTCCACCCGCGCTGCTACTACCAGCCTGAGCATGGCCCGACCGAGACGTGGCCGGCGCTGCTTGCCCGCGTCACCGATCTCGACGGACACCAGACCGGCACGCACCGGACCTGGCTTGCCCCCGATGGCTCCGGAAAGGCGCCGGTCGACACACAGCGGAAAGCCATGGGCGACATCAACGGCCACGGCGTCCGGTTCGGGATCGGCTCCGAGGTTCAGACGGCCAGCGAAGGCATCGAGACCATGCTGTCCGTTCGATCCGCGCTGCCTGACCTGCCGGCGGTGGCGGCGCTCTCTGCTGCCCATCTCGGCGCCCTCCTGCTGCCGGACACCCTGCGCCGACTCTACGTCGCCCGAGACAATGGCGAGGCCGGTGAGGCGATGGCGGCGATGCTGGCGGCCCGGGCGGAGGCGGCCGGGATCGAGGCGGTGGTGCTCGTGCCCACGCTCGGCGACTTCAATGATGATCTGCGGGCGTTCGGTGTCGAGGGGCTGCGGGCGGCGCTCCGGGCACAACTCCTGCCGCAGGACGTCGCGCGCTTCATGAGGCTGGCGGCCTGA
- a CDS encoding DUF2493 domain-containing protein, whose product MGRHHDDHEPEHQASPTDHVLQELQLYGYRSFQDEPDPRPLPEGTHVAGMIAEIFDAIAGTLQDTRLEPDLDDLLWSTVNLFHRATDRIERELDDNEQAQKRGQREQDGSEVKSVELERHIAEGQTLLERRDAFELMRDQASDAFEHLTRSPWRPRTGSMVNHRNLTAAMIDSRDFLAAKRRAETEVMLPAGPKIAFTGGLDCTDHQRIWAKLDQVHAKHPDMVLLHGGSPKGAELIASRWADHRKVAQVAFKPDWTKHAKAAPFKRNDAMLAVLPIGVLVWPGTGIQDNLADKARKLGIPVWRFDTGGT is encoded by the coding sequence ATGGGCCGCCACCACGACGACCACGAGCCCGAGCATCAGGCGTCCCCCACCGATCACGTTCTCCAGGAGCTTCAGCTCTACGGCTACCGCTCCTTCCAGGACGAACCGGATCCCCGCCCGCTGCCCGAGGGCACCCACGTTGCCGGCATGATCGCCGAGATCTTTGACGCCATCGCGGGCACGCTTCAGGACACCCGCCTCGAACCCGACCTCGACGACCTCCTCTGGTCCACCGTCAACCTCTTCCATCGCGCGACCGACCGCATCGAGCGCGAGCTGGACGACAACGAGCAGGCGCAGAAGCGTGGGCAGCGCGAGCAGGATGGCTCCGAGGTCAAGTCGGTCGAGCTTGAACGCCATATCGCCGAAGGGCAGACGCTTCTCGAACGCCGCGACGCCTTCGAGCTGATGCGCGACCAGGCATCGGACGCCTTCGAGCACCTGACCCGCTCCCCCTGGCGCCCGCGCACCGGCTCGATGGTCAACCATCGCAACCTCACCGCCGCGATGATCGACAGTCGCGACTTCCTCGCCGCCAAGCGCCGCGCCGAGACCGAGGTCATGCTGCCGGCCGGACCGAAGATCGCCTTCACCGGCGGGCTCGACTGCACCGACCACCAGCGCATTTGGGCGAAGCTCGATCAGGTCCACGCCAAGCACCCCGACATGGTGCTGCTGCACGGCGGTTCGCCGAAGGGCGCCGAACTGATCGCCTCGCGCTGGGCCGATCACCGCAAGGTCGCGCAGGTGGCGTTCAAGCCCGACTGGACCAAGCACGCCAAGGCCGCGCCCTTCAAGCGCAACGACGCGATGCTGGCGGTCCTGCCGATCGGCGTCCTGGTCTGGCCCGGCACCGGCATCCAGGACAACCTCGCCGACAAGGCCAGGAAGCTCGGCATCCCGGTCTGGCGGTTCGATACCGGCGGCACGTGA
- a CDS encoding LysR family transcriptional regulator: MKRADLPALSIFSAVASRRSFRAAARDLGISVSAVSHAINGLEASLGVRLLARTTRSVAPTEAGRRLLDRLEPALASIAEAVEIATAEEDRLSGTLRFSVPRSAAELVLVPLASAFTRTHPGVEIEIRAQDDFRDIVAEGFDAGVRFGESLEQDMIAVALGPAQRAAIVAAPSCLKGRCPPAVPQDLHDHVCIRRRFAGGGLYRWELEKDGEAIEVAVAGGLILDDDRLIVDAALSGAGLAYVFEAQVATEVASGRLVRVLEGWCPSFPGFYLYYPSRRLMRPVMRAFVDFVQG; the protein is encoded by the coding sequence ATGAAGCGCGCCGACCTACCCGCCCTTTCGATCTTCTCCGCGGTCGCGAGCCGCCGGAGCTTTCGCGCCGCCGCCCGCGATCTCGGCATCTCGGTTTCGGCGGTCAGCCACGCGATCAACGGGCTGGAGGCGAGCCTCGGTGTAAGGCTGCTGGCCCGCACCACGCGCAGCGTGGCACCGACCGAAGCAGGACGGCGGCTGCTCGACCGGCTGGAGCCGGCGCTCGCCTCGATCGCGGAAGCCGTCGAAATCGCCACCGCCGAGGAGGACCGGCTGTCGGGCACGCTGCGCTTCTCGGTGCCGCGCTCGGCCGCGGAGTTGGTGCTGGTGCCGCTGGCGAGCGCCTTCACACGCACGCATCCCGGCGTCGAGATCGAGATCCGGGCGCAGGACGATTTCCGCGACATCGTGGCGGAGGGCTTCGACGCCGGCGTACGGTTCGGCGAGAGCCTCGAACAGGACATGATCGCGGTGGCGCTCGGCCCAGCTCAGCGCGCCGCGATCGTCGCCGCGCCGTCCTGCCTCAAGGGACGGTGCCCGCCTGCCGTACCCCAGGACCTGCACGACCATGTCTGCATTCGACGTCGTTTTGCAGGTGGCGGCCTTTATCGATGGGAACTGGAGAAGGACGGCGAGGCGATCGAGGTGGCGGTTGCGGGCGGGTTGATCCTCGACGACGATCGCCTGATCGTGGACGCGGCCCTGAGCGGCGCCGGCCTCGCCTATGTCTTCGAGGCGCAGGTGGCGACAGAGGTCGCCAGCGGCCGTCTGGTGCGCGTGCTCGAAGGTTGGTGCCCGAGCTTTCCGGGCTTCTATCTTTATTATCCCAGTCGCCGCCTGATGCGCCCAGTCATGCGGGCGTTCGTCGACTTCGTCCAAGGGTGA
- a CDS encoding aldo/keto reductase, producing the protein MRHRPLGPVLSVSAIGLGCMGMSFAYGGQPEADSIRTLLRAAEIGVTFFDTAEVYGPFENEELVGKALKDVRDQVVIATKFGFKIADEGQGTGRMVGVDSRPEHVKAVCDASLQRLGVEAIDLLYQHRVDPAVPIEDTVGAMADLVRAGKVRALGLSEASAATIRRAHAVHPIAAVQSEYSLWSREPEAEVLPTCRDLGIGFVPYSPLGRGLLTGAIRDRESLGADDWRRTLPRFEAENLAANQRLLDTLAEMAAAKDITAAQLALAWVMHQGDFIVPIPGARQIRHLEENVAAASVTLGADDLAAIERALPPHAVSGSRYTDDALALVDG; encoded by the coding sequence ATGCGCCATCGTCCACTCGGACCCGTCCTGTCCGTCTCCGCCATCGGGCTTGGCTGCATGGGCATGAGCTTCGCCTATGGCGGTCAGCCGGAGGCGGACTCGATCCGCACCCTGCTCCGTGCCGCCGAGATCGGTGTCACCTTCTTCGACACCGCCGAAGTCTACGGCCCGTTTGAGAACGAGGAACTGGTAGGCAAGGCGCTGAAGGACGTGCGCGACCAAGTCGTGATCGCCACCAAATTTGGCTTCAAGATTGCCGACGAAGGCCAAGGCACCGGACGCATGGTCGGCGTCGATAGCCGACCGGAGCACGTCAAGGCGGTTTGCGATGCCTCGTTGCAGCGCCTCGGCGTGGAGGCCATCGACTTGTTATACCAGCACCGCGTCGATCCGGCTGTACCGATCGAGGACACGGTCGGCGCGATGGCCGATCTGGTCAGGGCCGGCAAGGTGCGGGCACTCGGTCTGTCGGAGGCGAGCGCTGCCACCATCCGGCGCGCGCATGCCGTCCACCCGATCGCGGCGGTGCAGAGCGAATATTCGTTATGGAGCCGCGAGCCGGAGGCGGAAGTGCTGCCGACCTGCCGCGATCTGGGCATCGGTTTCGTACCCTACAGTCCGCTCGGGCGCGGGTTGCTGACGGGCGCGATCCGCGACCGCGAGAGCCTTGGCGCTGACGACTGGCGCCGCACGCTACCGCGCTTCGAGGCGGAGAACCTAGCCGCCAATCAGCGGCTGCTCGACACGCTGGCCGAGATGGCGGCGGCAAAGGACATTACCGCAGCCCAGTTGGCACTCGCCTGGGTCATGCACCAAGGCGACTTCATCGTGCCAATCCCCGGTGCACGGCAAATTCGGCACCTGGAGGAAAATGTGGCGGCGGCGTCCGTCACGCTGGGT